The proteins below come from a single Arthrobacter crystallopoietes genomic window:
- a CDS encoding Ig-like domain-containing protein — MNFKGFGQARNAAFRRRAMPATAFSVALAVIGAGIFLHPGTDTADVDLNDGGIWVTNKSQSLVGHLNYQSQLLDGGFKPASASFDVQQEAATVLLQNVDQNAVSTVSVAEMIHGAENQLPGSAKFSLGTGVAAVSDPASGQVWAVAANGLDSFTPEATQPLAEDAPGAIAVVSNSDTVYVADPEAGRLTGYRAPEGGLFEEVSAQDLPGIKGAEGLQLTTVGDEPVLLDPAGGTLYLPSGKTVLLEDAQDARLQQPGDVSERVAIATANGLLAPPLDGGEAQLTEIQNPAPPIAPVQVAGCIHAAWTGDAGYLRDCADDAFDLSQPIPSLSAQSELVFRTNRDVVVLNDVNAGNVWLVNKNLQLVNNWGDLIPPKGDDEDDTTESADITAATRLPERQEENQAPVAVADEFGVRAGRTTVLPVLFNDSDPDGDLLTVTINGDQPATGTVQRIYQGTGLQIVLPEEASGSSSFSYEVNDGRGGTDTAQVRLRVVPQGSNAAPEQKRETILAVESGQSLSRNVLTDWLDPDGDDLLLMGAVAEDPGDIVRTRPDGVLTYQDVGTSDGEKKVTITVSDGRTSTTGEVTVEVEPRGELAPVTNPDHVRTTVGEDVTIFPLRNDADPTGGSMRLASVGEVPNAAVQGNYDVGTVTFSSAAAGTYYLEYLATTGPTSSPGLIRVDVTEAEQGSGVPTAVRDVVLLPSRGESLVDVLANDSDPAGGVLVVQSVSVPRGAPVDVAVLNHSILRVNDARGLGSPLTITYTASNGSGSATGEVAIFPVPAPAKLLPPRANNDEAVVRAGDIVNIPVLENDEHPNGAALTLDTELVEAPAAADGTIAISGNQLRFKAGPEANGGKTVTAVYRISGPDGQVASAQLRIRITGPDAENNARPVPKNLTARVLAGKTVSIPVPLDGIDPDGDSVSLAGLERAPTLGTAMIKAAAIEYTAGSGSTGTDTISYVVQDRLGARSTATISIGIAPSSDANQPPNAVDDEASVRPGRNLSVDVLKNDSDPDGDRIAFTADGLSSDADLQLSLREGRVRIAAPETEGTAVVRYTITDGRGGTSTGTLTVKVDPDAPLLPPVARDDRVAVAETTGRDQVSVPLLNNDEDPDGDLSELAISIDDPAGGATVAEDRTLTVPVRADTQIIAYTLEDVDSLTSTAFIVVPGNGDQRPALKEQQPLEVRSGEPLALDIGQLVAVREGRTPRLTQDDKVAAVAGSARIDGATGLTFTSNDGYAGAASVSFEVTDGSGPDDPDGLKATLTVPITVLPLPEQNAPPTLSANSLLVAQAGEPATLDLREAASDPDPQDADALEFAVTGGSVDGVDVSIDGSVLTARAKSNAAKGTEGTINVSVTDGNHDPVSSTVTISVVATDRPPAVAVDDLVPDAHQGETVTVPVLDNDSNPFPETPLKILSAQPQDGGQGSVAVSGDTLAITPDEDFVGTMGVIYRIQDATEDPDRETEGSVTLTVKGKPDAPSTPRMVSEGNQTAVLTWEVPADNGERITSYTVSGGGFSQECAANTCTLENLTNNQEYNFTVTATNAVGTSEPSPASGVVRPDVKPETPAAPQLVFGDGALTVTWQTPASQGSPVESFNLEISPAPPVGELQKNGVTGNSLVWNGLANGTAYKVRVQANNRASTPSDWGAYSAEEIPAGVPGAPSTPTATRTTSAVNEGSIDVAWTAPANTNGAPVEAYDLRIFENGALADTRNGLSAATTGLSLTGLKTASSYTFDVVAHNKAGAGERSGRSAAVVPYGVPHQVQGVSAAATGANEQVKLDFAAPYNNGSAITGYEYAIDGGGWRAFGGPGATVSSPTNGQNHTWKVRALNAGGPGAASPASNATSAYGPITDASNLAASTAGPKVTFTWNANWQAYGNGREITGSSVTVNGQAVNAGAGSWTSPEEPNKSYTITVTVSRSDGSRSFSRTQVVPPAEITGIYRGDRVNVDGTSGWHYVIVDYRNFPQGTRDVWCRANGSNLDPNYGRAPIGFAHSGRVQTKCIAKIDSPEPGAITMSVEGMGDFAFSNWSG; from the coding sequence GTGAATTTCAAGGGTTTCGGCCAGGCGCGCAATGCTGCCTTCCGCCGTAGGGCCATGCCCGCCACCGCCTTCTCCGTGGCGCTCGCCGTGATCGGCGCGGGCATCTTCCTGCACCCGGGCACGGACACCGCGGACGTGGACCTCAACGACGGCGGCATCTGGGTGACGAATAAGTCCCAGTCGCTGGTGGGCCACCTGAACTACCAGTCCCAACTGCTCGACGGCGGCTTCAAGCCTGCCAGCGCCAGTTTCGATGTCCAGCAGGAAGCGGCCACGGTGCTGCTGCAGAACGTGGACCAGAACGCCGTCAGCACCGTGAGCGTGGCCGAAATGATCCACGGTGCCGAAAACCAGCTGCCCGGCTCGGCCAAGTTCTCGCTGGGCACCGGCGTGGCCGCGGTGAGCGACCCGGCCTCGGGGCAAGTCTGGGCCGTCGCCGCGAACGGTCTGGATTCCTTCACTCCTGAAGCCACGCAGCCGTTGGCCGAAGACGCACCGGGCGCCATCGCCGTCGTCAGTAACAGCGATACGGTCTATGTTGCCGATCCGGAGGCCGGCAGGCTCACCGGATACCGTGCCCCGGAGGGTGGTTTGTTCGAGGAAGTCTCCGCGCAGGACCTGCCGGGCATCAAGGGTGCGGAGGGGCTGCAACTGACGACCGTGGGCGATGAACCGGTGCTGCTGGATCCGGCCGGCGGCACCCTGTACTTGCCCTCCGGCAAGACGGTGCTGCTGGAAGATGCGCAGGATGCCAGGCTGCAGCAACCCGGCGACGTCAGCGAAAGGGTGGCCATCGCCACCGCCAACGGCCTGCTCGCCCCGCCGCTGGACGGCGGCGAGGCCCAGCTGACCGAAATCCAAAACCCCGCGCCGCCCATCGCGCCGGTGCAGGTGGCCGGCTGCATCCACGCAGCGTGGACGGGCGATGCCGGCTACCTGCGCGACTGCGCCGATGATGCCTTCGACTTGTCGCAGCCCATCCCGTCCCTGTCCGCCCAGTCCGAGCTGGTGTTCCGGACCAACCGGGACGTCGTGGTGCTCAACGACGTCAACGCCGGCAACGTCTGGCTGGTCAACAAGAACCTGCAGCTGGTCAACAACTGGGGCGATTTGATCCCGCCGAAGGGCGACGACGAGGACGACACCACCGAATCCGCCGACATCACCGCGGCCACCCGGCTGCCGGAGCGCCAGGAAGAAAACCAGGCGCCGGTTGCCGTGGCCGACGAGTTCGGGGTCCGCGCCGGCCGCACCACCGTGCTGCCGGTACTCTTCAACGATTCGGACCCGGACGGGGACCTGCTCACGGTTACCATCAACGGCGACCAGCCCGCCACCGGAACCGTCCAGCGGATCTACCAGGGAACCGGTCTGCAGATCGTGCTGCCCGAGGAAGCCTCCGGCTCGTCGTCGTTCAGCTATGAGGTCAACGACGGCCGCGGCGGCACGGACACCGCCCAGGTCAGGCTCCGCGTGGTCCCGCAAGGTTCCAACGCCGCGCCGGAACAGAAGCGCGAGACCATCCTCGCCGTCGAATCCGGGCAGAGCCTGAGCCGGAACGTACTGACGGACTGGCTGGACCCGGACGGAGATGACCTGCTGCTGATGGGGGCGGTAGCCGAGGACCCGGGGGACATTGTCCGCACCCGGCCGGACGGCGTGCTCACCTACCAGGACGTGGGGACCTCCGACGGCGAGAAGAAGGTGACCATCACGGTCTCCGACGGCCGCACTAGCACCACCGGCGAGGTCACGGTGGAGGTCGAACCGCGCGGCGAGTTGGCCCCGGTGACCAACCCGGACCACGTGCGCACCACGGTGGGCGAGGACGTCACTATCTTCCCGCTGCGCAACGATGCGGACCCTACCGGCGGCTCCATGCGCCTGGCCAGCGTGGGCGAGGTGCCCAACGCCGCCGTGCAGGGGAATTACGACGTCGGAACCGTCACCTTCAGCTCCGCTGCCGCCGGCACCTACTACCTTGAGTACCTGGCCACCACCGGCCCCACGAGTTCCCCGGGACTGATCCGGGTGGACGTCACCGAAGCCGAGCAGGGCAGCGGCGTGCCCACGGCCGTGCGCGATGTGGTGCTGCTGCCCTCGCGCGGGGAATCACTGGTGGACGTGCTGGCGAATGACTCGGATCCGGCTGGCGGCGTGCTGGTGGTCCAGTCGGTTTCCGTGCCGCGCGGTGCCCCGGTGGACGTGGCTGTGCTGAACCACTCCATCCTGCGCGTCAACGATGCCCGCGGACTGGGCTCGCCGCTGACCATCACCTACACCGCCTCAAACGGCTCCGGCAGCGCCACCGGAGAAGTGGCGATCTTCCCGGTTCCCGCGCCGGCCAAGCTGTTGCCGCCGCGGGCCAACAATGACGAGGCGGTGGTCCGGGCCGGCGACATCGTCAACATCCCGGTGCTGGAGAACGACGAACATCCCAACGGCGCCGCGCTGACCCTGGACACCGAACTGGTGGAAGCGCCGGCCGCGGCGGACGGCACCATCGCGATCTCCGGCAACCAGTTGCGCTTCAAGGCCGGGCCGGAGGCAAACGGTGGAAAAACGGTCACCGCCGTCTACCGGATCAGCGGTCCTGACGGCCAGGTGGCCAGCGCGCAGCTGCGGATCCGCATCACCGGACCGGACGCCGAAAACAACGCCCGTCCCGTGCCGAAGAACCTGACCGCCCGCGTGCTGGCCGGCAAGACCGTGAGCATCCCGGTGCCGCTGGACGGCATCGACCCGGACGGGGACTCGGTCAGCCTGGCGGGGCTGGAACGCGCGCCGACCCTGGGCACCGCGATGATCAAGGCCGCCGCCATCGAATACACCGCCGGCAGCGGCTCGACCGGCACGGACACCATCAGCTACGTGGTCCAGGACCGCCTCGGTGCCCGCTCTACCGCGACCATTTCCATCGGCATCGCCCCGTCCTCAGACGCCAACCAGCCGCCCAACGCCGTTGACGACGAGGCGAGCGTGCGCCCCGGCCGGAACCTCTCGGTGGACGTGCTCAAGAACGATTCGGATCCCGACGGCGACCGCATCGCCTTTACGGCCGACGGTCTCAGCTCGGACGCGGACTTGCAGTTGAGCCTGCGGGAGGGACGCGTGCGGATTGCTGCCCCGGAAACGGAAGGCACCGCCGTCGTTCGCTATACCATCACGGACGGCCGCGGCGGCACCTCTACCGGAACGTTGACCGTGAAGGTGGATCCGGATGCGCCGCTGCTGCCGCCGGTGGCGCGGGATGACCGGGTGGCGGTGGCGGAGACCACCGGCAGGGACCAGGTCAGCGTTCCGCTGCTGAATAATGACGAGGACCCCGACGGCGACCTGAGCGAGCTGGCCATCAGCATCGACGACCCGGCCGGCGGCGCTACTGTGGCCGAGGACCGGACTTTGACCGTGCCCGTCCGGGCCGACACGCAGATCATTGCCTACACACTCGAGGACGTGGACTCGCTGACCTCAACCGCGTTTATCGTCGTGCCCGGCAACGGTGACCAGCGGCCGGCGCTGAAGGAACAGCAGCCGCTCGAGGTGCGCTCCGGTGAACCGCTGGCGCTGGACATCGGGCAGCTCGTGGCGGTCCGCGAGGGCAGGACTCCGCGCCTGACCCAGGACGACAAGGTGGCCGCCGTGGCCGGTTCGGCGAGGATCGACGGCGCCACGGGTCTGACCTTCACCTCCAACGACGGTTACGCCGGTGCCGCGTCGGTCAGTTTCGAGGTCACCGATGGCTCCGGCCCGGATGATCCGGACGGGCTGAAGGCTACGCTGACCGTGCCGATCACCGTGCTGCCGCTGCCGGAGCAGAACGCGCCGCCGACCTTGAGCGCCAACTCGCTCCTGGTGGCTCAGGCCGGCGAGCCGGCAACCCTTGACCTGCGGGAGGCGGCGAGCGATCCCGATCCGCAGGACGCCGACGCGCTGGAGTTCGCCGTGACCGGTGGTTCCGTCGACGGCGTGGACGTATCCATCGACGGCAGCGTGCTCACTGCCCGGGCGAAGAGCAACGCGGCCAAGGGCACCGAGGGCACCATTAATGTCAGCGTCACCGATGGCAACCACGATCCGGTCTCCTCCACCGTGACGATCAGCGTGGTGGCCACGGACCGGCCGCCCGCCGTGGCCGTGGATGACCTGGTGCCGGACGCGCACCAGGGCGAGACCGTGACCGTTCCCGTGCTGGACAACGATTCGAACCCGTTCCCGGAAACGCCGCTGAAGATCCTCAGCGCCCAGCCGCAGGACGGCGGGCAGGGCAGCGTGGCAGTCAGCGGCGACACCCTGGCGATCACCCCGGACGAAGACTTCGTCGGCACCATGGGGGTGATCTACCGCATCCAGGACGCCACCGAGGACCCGGACCGCGAGACCGAAGGCAGCGTCACGCTGACCGTGAAGGGCAAGCCGGACGCGCCGAGCACTCCGCGGATGGTCAGCGAGGGCAACCAGACCGCCGTACTGACTTGGGAGGTGCCCGCGGACAACGGTGAACGGATCACCTCCTACACGGTGTCCGGCGGCGGGTTCAGCCAGGAGTGCGCGGCCAACACCTGCACGCTGGAGAACCTGACCAACAACCAGGAGTACAACTTCACCGTGACGGCCACCAACGCGGTGGGGACCTCCGAACCCTCGCCGGCGTCCGGCGTCGTCCGTCCGGATGTGAAACCCGAAACCCCGGCAGCGCCGCAGCTGGTGTTCGGCGACGGCGCGCTGACGGTGACCTGGCAGACGCCGGCGTCGCAGGGTTCGCCGGTGGAGTCCTTCAACCTGGAGATTTCGCCGGCCCCGCCGGTGGGCGAGCTGCAGAAGAACGGCGTGACCGGGAACTCGCTGGTCTGGAACGGGCTGGCCAACGGCACCGCGTACAAGGTGCGCGTGCAGGCCAACAACCGTGCCTCCACACCCTCCGACTGGGGCGCCTACTCCGCCGAGGAGATTCCGGCCGGCGTGCCCGGTGCCCCGTCGACGCCCACGGCCACGCGGACCACCAGCGCGGTGAACGAGGGCTCGATCGACGTGGCCTGGACCGCCCCGGCCAACACCAACGGCGCTCCGGTGGAAGCCTATGACCTGCGGATCTTCGAGAACGGCGCGCTGGCCGATACCCGCAACGGGCTCTCCGCCGCCACCACCGGCCTGTCGCTGACCGGACTGAAAACCGCCAGCAGCTACACCTTCGACGTCGTCGCGCACAACAAAGCCGGCGCAGGGGAGCGCAGCGGCCGCTCTGCCGCCGTAGTGCCTTATGGTGTTCCGCATCAGGTGCAGGGCGTGAGCGCGGCGGCCACCGGGGCCAACGAGCAGGTCAAGCTGGACTTTGCCGCGCCGTACAACAACGGCAGCGCGATCACCGGCTACGAATACGCGATCGACGGCGGCGGCTGGCGTGCCTTCGGCGGTCCGGGTGCCACCGTCTCGTCGCCGACCAACGGGCAGAACCACACCTGGAAGGTCCGGGCGCTGAATGCCGGCGGCCCCGGGGCGGCCAGCCCGGCCTCCAACGCCACCAGCGCCTACGGACCGATCACCGATGCCTCCAACCTTGCCGCGTCCACTGCCGGGCCGAAAGTCACGTTTACCTGGAACGCCAACTGGCAGGCCTACGGCAACGGCCGGGAGATCACCGGCTCCTCGGTCACAGTCAATGGCCAGGCGGTGAACGCCGGTGCCGGGAGCTGGACCAGCCCGGAGGAACCCAACAAGTCCTACACCATCACGGTGACCGTGAGCCGGTCCGACGGCAGCAGGAGCTTCAGCCGGACCCAGGTTGTCCCGCCGGCCGAGATCACGGGGATCTACCGCGGCGACAGGGTGAATGTCGACGGGACGTCCGGCTGGCACTACGTCATTGTGGACTACCGGAACTTCCCGCAAGGTACCCGGGATGTCTGGTGCCGGGCAAACGGCAGCAACCTGGATCCGAACTACGGGCGGGCACCGATAGGATTTGCGCATAGCGGCAGGGTCCAGACCAAGTGCATCGCGAAAATTGATTCCCCCGAACCAGGTGCCATCACCATGTCCGTGGAAGGAATGGGAGATTTTGCCTTCTCCAACTGGAGCGGTTGA